CGTTAGTGAATTCATCGAGAGATTGGTTTTCATGCTTTTTTTCAATTTTCAATAAATATAAAAATACTACAAATAAAGATATATTATAGACTGTATTCCCTAAAAAATCCTAATGTAATTTTTATTACTATAATATTTCATACTACATTATACCTATTTAACATATATATGTTAAAATTAATATTACTTAAAAAATCTAATAATCACGGAGGTGTTTTAATGATAACTCTTTTTTGGTTCATGGTTGTTATAACAATAGTTGTGTTTTTTCATGAATTAGGACATTTTATCTTTGCAAAATTATTTAAAACAAAGGTTGAAGAATTCGCCATAGGTATGGGACCAAAATTATTTTCTTATAAAGGAAAAGAAACTGAATTTAGATTTAATCTCATTCCTCTTGGAGGATATGTTAAAATAGCAGGCGAAGAAATTGAAGATGGTGAGCTATCTGATAATCCAGAATTATTTTACAACAAAAAACCATGGCAAAAATTTTTAATTGCCTTTGCTGGACCTTTATTTTCAATTATTCTGGGATATATTGTTTTATCAATTTCCGGTTTGTTATATGGATTCCCAGAAGTTAAGATAGAAGATGTTATAGATGATTCACCTGCTTATTATGCCGGTATTAAACCTGGTGATGTTATAAAAAAAGTAAACAATAATATTGTTTTTGATAGTTCTATTTTGAGCCTCGCTATTAAAGAGGGTAAGCTTTTAGATTTGGAAATTTTAAGAAACAATAATATTATTAATTTAGAAATAGCGCCTAAATTATACAATCCAGAATACACCATTATATTTAAATCAGAAAAAATAGTTAATTTAAATAATAAAACTATCAAATCGTTTAATTTAAATCCACCAGAAAACATAGGATCTATTTTACCAAATTTAGAAAAAGGAGATAAACTAATAATTGAACTAAATGATGGTTCGAAAATAGAAGGAAAAATCAAAGGTTATAATATTTCTCAAAAAAGATATGCTATAGGTGTTTATTTTGCTACTTTTTCAAATGTAATAAATAAAGATTATCCACCTTTTAAAAAAGATGACATTATACTAAGCATTAATTCTAAGGCAATAAATAATGGTTTGGATATAATAAAATATTTAACTCCTTTATCGTTAGATTCAGAAGATATTATGATTACCATAACTAATAATAGGATTTCAGAATATATCACGCCCATAAATTCAGATAATTTAAATATAGTTATTCTTCGAAATGGGAAAACTATGGATCTTACTTTAAGTAAAAAAGAATTTTTCAAAATACTTCAAGAACCTTTGATTCTTAAATATGCTTTTGATAAATGGCGACCAAAAGGTTTTGAAATAATAACTGTTTCCATACAATGGGCTAACACGTTGTTAAAAGCTATGGTTGACACGATTTCTCAATTATTTACAGGAAAGGTTAAGACTACCGAAGTAATGGGACCTGTTGGAATCGCTGGTGTTGTTGGACAGGCAGCAAAGGCTGGTCCTGAAGCTTTGATTTCATTAATAGCATTAATTACATTAAACCTTGGAATTGTTAATCTATTACCTATACCTGCATTGGATGGTGGAAGAATTGTATTTTCAATCTATGAAATGATAACAGGTAAAAGAACTAATCCAAAAGTAGAAGCTATGATTCATACTATAGGTTTTATAATATTAATGGGACTCTTTGTCTATTTTACTTACAACGATATTTTAAGATTTTTTAAGTAATTGGAGGTATATTTATGTTTTCAAAAAAAATAGTTTATGTAAAAGATATCCCAATTGGAGGAAATAATCCTATTTCTATACAGAGTATGACAAATACCGACACTTTTGATACAGAAAGTACAATACGGCAAATTATAAATTTATCTAATGCAGGTGCTGAAATAGTAAGGGTTTCTGTTAGAAATTTTGATGATATTTCTTCTTTTAAACAAATTTGTAATTTATCTCCTGTCCCTATAGTTGCTGATATACATTTTGATTACAGGTTAGCTATAGAATCCATAAAAGCTGGAGCTGCAAAAATAAGGATCAACCCTGGAAATATTGGCAGTAAATGGAAAGTAAAAGAAGTTGTAAAAGCTGCAAAAGATGCAAATATACCCATCAGGGTAGGAGCAAATTCCGGTTCTATAAAAAAAGAATTTGAAAATTCGAATATGCCAAGATTTAAAGCCTTAGCTGAAAGTGCTTTAGAAGAAGTGAGAATAATGGAGGAACTAAACTTCACAGATATCGTAATTTCAATAAAATCGACTGATGCTAAAGAAAACTTTTTGGCTAATAAATATATTTCAGAAAAGGTACCATATCCTTTGCATATAGGAATTACTGAAGCTGGAATTTATGAGGATGCTTTAATATTATCTTCTGCAGGACTTGGAACATTACTATTAAATAATATTGGAGATACAATTAGAATTTCCATAGCAGGAGATCCTATTAAAGAAGTATTAGCTGCAAAAAAATTATTAACTTTGTTAGGATTTAAAAAAGGCCCCAGAGTTATAGCTTGCCCCACCTGCGCAAGAACAGAAATAAATGTAGAAGAGTTGGCTACAAAAGTTAAAGACTGGACTAAAGATATTAATGAAAGTTTAAATATTGCGGTAATGGGCTGTGTTGTAAACGGACCAGGAGAAGCAAAACATGCTGATATTGGCATAGCTGGAACCAAAACAGGCGGTGCAATATTTATTAACGGTAAAATTGCTGAAACCGTTCTTTTCGAAAAGCTCGAAAACACTTTCAAAAAATACATTGAAATTTTAATAGAAGAAAGAAAAAATATTAACAAAAATTCATAAAATACAGAATATTTGGAAATACTGCAACTAAGAGACTCTTTTTAGAATTTTGATTATGTCAATACCCTTTTTGAAAAAATAATATGTGTAATAATCTAATTTTTCAAAAACAATCCTCTTTTTGAGGATTGTTTTTTTATCTACTAGCACTTATATATTTTCCTGAATTTGACACTTACATTCAAAGTAAAGTTTGAAAAGTCAAAATAATCAGAAAAATATACTACCTTTCAATAAGCATTTCTGAATCTTTTCCTCTTTTTAAAAATATTTCTATATTTTCGAAGGACTTTTAAAATTGGTTTTTATAAACCAAATGTGTAATTTTATTCCATTTTCTTCTTCTGTTATATATTCAAAATCTTTTATTGTATTTGAGTATATTATTAACCATCCTTCTTTTAGCCCTTTTCTTTTTATATATTCTTTTATTTGTTTTTTACTTTTTTCATAATCATTTCCTGTTATGTTTGCTTTTATTTCTATTAAGTATTCTTTGTTACGCATATTTATTAATAAGTCTATTCTTCCTCCGCCAACTTGTGTTTCTGGATATACTTTTCCATCTGCCGCTTCTACATATAATCCAAGAAATTGATCAAGATTGTATTGATATACCCCTTCGTAATAGTTTCTGCCTCTGAACATTACTGCTCCTCGTTCTTTTATGTATCTTATATACCTTTTCATTAATTTGTTTAAATCCAAGCTTCCATCTTCTTTTATATATGGTTTTATTGTATCTTTTATTGTTGCCATATAATTTTTTTCTCCATTTATTTGTGGTTTGAATCTTGCATATAATGCTTTGTAATACAACGGCACTTTTACACAGCATATACCTTCACAATTGTCTATTACTCCGTTTATATATAAGAATTTTATGTTTTCATCATATATATTAAATTCTATATTATTTGGTTCAAATAATATTTTCATCATTAATTCTTTTTCTTTTTTGGCTTTGTTTATTATATTTGATATGTTTTTGTCTATATATACTCTCATAT
This genomic interval from Marinitoga sp. 1197 contains the following:
- a CDS encoding site-2 protease family protein; protein product: MITLFWFMVVITIVVFFHELGHFIFAKLFKTKVEEFAIGMGPKLFSYKGKETEFRFNLIPLGGYVKIAGEEIEDGELSDNPELFYNKKPWQKFLIAFAGPLFSIILGYIVLSISGLLYGFPEVKIEDVIDDSPAYYAGIKPGDVIKKVNNNIVFDSSILSLAIKEGKLLDLEILRNNNIINLEIAPKLYNPEYTIIFKSEKIVNLNNKTIKSFNLNPPENIGSILPNLEKGDKLIIELNDGSKIEGKIKGYNISQKRYAIGVYFATFSNVINKDYPPFKKDDIILSINSKAINNGLDIIKYLTPLSLDSEDIMITITNNRISEYITPINSDNLNIVILRNGKTMDLTLSKKEFFKILQEPLILKYAFDKWRPKGFEIITVSIQWANTLLKAMVDTISQLFTGKVKTTEVMGPVGIAGVVGQAAKAGPEALISLIALITLNLGIVNLLPIPALDGGRIVFSIYEMITGKRTNPKVEAMIHTIGFIILMGLFVYFTYNDILRFFK
- the ispG gene encoding flavodoxin-dependent (E)-4-hydroxy-3-methylbut-2-enyl-diphosphate synthase, whose protein sequence is MFSKKIVYVKDIPIGGNNPISIQSMTNTDTFDTESTIRQIINLSNAGAEIVRVSVRNFDDISSFKQICNLSPVPIVADIHFDYRLAIESIKAGAAKIRINPGNIGSKWKVKEVVKAAKDANIPIRVGANSGSIKKEFENSNMPRFKALAESALEEVRIMEELNFTDIVISIKSTDAKENFLANKYISEKVPYPLHIGITEAGIYEDALILSSAGLGTLLLNNIGDTIRISIAGDPIKEVLAAKKLLTLLGFKKGPRVIACPTCARTEINVEELATKVKDWTKDINESLNIAVMGCVVNGPGEAKHADIGIAGTKTGGAIFINGKIAETVLFEKLENTFKKYIEILIEERKNINKNS